The genomic window TGGTCGACTTGCCGATCCCGGCGTCGCCGATCAGGAGCGCGCCCTGGCCGCGGCCGCGCTCGACCTCGTCCAGCAGGCCGGTCAGGGTGCTGAGCTCCCGGGTCCGGCCGACCACACGCTCGGGCATACCGCCACTGTGCGGCGACCGCTGCCGCCGGGGGAAGTGCTGGTCGCTTACCGTAAGGTGACCCGGGTGTTCGTGGTGATCAGGTTCCGGGTGGGGGAGTCCGAGCAGGCCGGGTTCGGAGAGCGGTTGCAGGCCGCTGTCGACGTGCTCGCGCAGCAGAAGGGGTTCGTCGCGGCCCGGACCGGGCGCAACGTTGACGACCCGGAACTGCTCGCGCTGACGCTCGAGTTCGAGAACATCGGCAGCTATCGACGAGCGCTGTCGCCGTACGAGGTGAAGCTGACCGCGGTACCGCTGCTGTCGGAGGCGATCGACGAGCCGACGGCGTACGAAGATTTGCTGAATCAGCACGGATTCGATAGCGGCGCTCGGGACCGATAGCCTGGTTCCTTCCAAAGATCTGTCTGTACCTGTTCTGGAGTCCAAAAGTGCCCGTGGAAACCGTCGATGCCGTCGTCAGCCTCAGCAAGCGGAGAGGCTTCGTGTACCCGTGCGGCGAGATCTACGGCGGTACCAAGTCGGCCTGGGACTACGGTCCGCTCGGCGTCGAGCTGAAGAACAACGTCCGCACCCAGTGGTGGCGGACGATGGTGACCGGCCGCGACGACATCGTCGGCCTGGACTCCTCGGTGATCCTGCCGACCCAGGTCTGGGAGGCCTCCGGCCACCTGGCCGAGTTCGTCGACCCGCTGACCGAGTGCCAGTCCTGCCACAAGCGGTTCCGCGACGACCACCTCCGGGAGGACTTCGCGCGCCGGAAGAACAAGGACCCCGAGACCGTCCAGCTGGCCGAGATCGCCTGCCCGAACTGCGGCAACAAGGGCACGTTCACCGAGCCGCGGATGTTCAACGGGCTGCTGAAGACCTACCTCGGCCCGGTCGAGTCCGAGGAGGGCCTGCACTACCTCCGCCCGGAGACCGCGCAGGGCATCTTCATCAACTTCGCGAACGTGATGGGCACCGCGCGGAAGAAGCCGCCGTTCGGGATCGCCCAGGTCGGCAAGAGCTTCCGCAACGAGATCACCCCCGGCAACTTCATCTTCCGGACCCGCGAGTTCGAGCAGATGGAGATGGAGTTCTTCGTCGAGCCCGGCACCGACGAGGACTGGCACGAGTACTGGCTGAAGGCGCGCTGGGACTGGTACACCGGCCTCGGGCTGAACCCGGACAACATGCGGTTCTACGAGCACCCGAAGGAGAAGCTTTCGCACTACTCGAAGCGGACCGTGGACATCGAGTACCGGTTCAACTTCGGTGGTAAGGAGTTCGACGAGCTCGAGGGGATCGCGAACCGGACCGACTTCGACCTGACCACGCACTCCAAGCACTCCGGCGCCGACCTGTCGTACTTCGACCAGGAGAAGGGCGAGCGCTGGACGCCGTACGTGATCGAGCCGGCGGCCGGCCTGACCCGCAATGTGCTCGCGTTCCTGCTCGACGCGTACACCGAGGACGAAGCGCCGAACGCGAAGGGCGGCGTCGACAAGCGCACGGTCCTGCGCTTCGACCCGCGGCTCGCGCCGGTCAAGGCCGCCGTGCTCCCGCTGTCGCGCAACGCCGACCTCTCGCCGAAGGCGCGCGACCTGGCCGGCGAGCTGCGGAAGAACTGGAACGTCGACTTCGACGACGCCGGTGCGATCGGCCGCCGGTACCGCCGCCAGGACGAGATCGGTACGCCGTACTGCATCACCGTCGACTTCGACACGCTCGAGGACCACGCGGTCACGATCCGCGAGCGGGACTCGATGAAGCAGGAGCGGGTCGCGCTCACCGAGGTCACCGGATACCTGGCCCAGCACCTGGTGGGCTGCTGACCATGCTCTTGACCGGGGACCGCCGGCGCTCCGGGCTGGCCGCCTTTGGCGTATTGGTGCTCGGGGTGTTGCTGCTGTCGGCCTGTTCGGACAGCCAGCCGGACGCGTCTCCGTCGACCTCTGCCGGCTCGAGTGGCCCGTCCAGCCCGGCGGTCGGCTCGCCGATCCCCACCGCTTCGACACCCGTGCTCACCCCGCTGCCGACGCCGTCGAAGCCGTGGCCGATGCCGGCGGTCACCGGTGCGCCGGCCGACGACGCTGCGTTGGCCGAGCGGATCACGTTCGCGATCTCCAAGCAGACCCAGATCGCGGCCGGGCGGGCGGCGAAGACGACCGTGAAGTGCCCGGGCATCGACACGGTCGAGACCGCCGGACAGCACTCGTTGGACTGCACCGTCACGTACTCCGGGAAGTCCTTCACCGGGAAGCTGACCGTCGACGCGAAGCAGTACAGCGCGTCGTACAAGTTCACTTCGGCGCAGGTTGCGATCGTCCGCGCCAAGGTGATCGATGCGGTGCTCCGGACCGCGGCCGGTGCCTCGAAGGTGACCTGCGACATGGACGAGATCGGTATCGTCGTACCCGACGGACCGCCGATCGGGTGCGACGTGACCACGACCGCGAACGCGGTCCAGCCGTACAAGGCTTCGGTCACCGGCAACGGCCAGGTCCACGTGGAGAAGGCGTGACGTGCTGAAACTGGGCAATCTGACCATCGAGACGCCGGTGGTGCTGGCGCCGATGGCCGGCATCACGAACGCGGCGTACCGCCGGCTGTGCGCGGAGCAGGGCGCCGGGCTGTACGTGTGCGAGATGATCACCTCGCGCGGCATCGTCGAGGGTGACCAGAAGTCGCTCGACATGCTGACGTTCGACCCGCGCGAGACCGTGCGGTCGGTGCAGCTGTACGGCGTCGACCCGACGTACATCGGGCGTGCTGTTCAGATCCTCTGTGATTCGTACGGGGTTGCGCACGTCGACCTCAACTTCGGGTGCCCGGTGCCGAAGGTGACCCGCAAGGGCGGTGGCGCCGCACTGCCATGGAAGCGCAACCTGCTCGGCGCGATCCTGCAGTCCGCGGTGCGGGCCGCGACACCGTACGGCGTACCGGTGACGATGAAGACGCGGATCGGGATCGACGCGTCGCACCAGACGTACCTGGACGCGGGCCGGATCGCGGAGGAGTCGGGTGCGGCGGCGATCGGGCTGCACGGGCGTACGGCCGCGCAGGCGTACTCTGGTCAGGCGGACTGGTCGACCATCGCCGAGTTGGTCTCGCACGTCTCTATCCCCGTGCTCGGGAACGGCGACATCTGGGAGGCGGGCGACGCTCTGCGGATGGTCGCGGAGACTGGATGCGCCGGGGTGATCGTCGGGCGCGGGTGCCTCGGGCGGCCGTGGTTGTTCCGCGATCTCGCTGCCGCCTTCGCCGGCGAGGAGGTCCTGGAGCTGCCGACCCTCGGCGAAGTCGCTGCGGTGATGCGCCGGCACGGCGAGCTGCTGGCCGAACTGATGGGCGAACAGCGCGGGCTGCGCGACTTCCGCAAGCACGTCTCGTGGTACCTGAAGGGCTTCCCGGCCGGCGGCGAACTCCGCGCCGCCCTGGGCATGGTCGACACCCTCGCCCACCTCGACGAACTGCTGTCCCAACTGGACCCCACAGTCCCGTTCCCGGTAGCCGAACTGGGCGCCCCCCGCGGCCGCCAAGGCAGCCCCCGCGACCACATCATCCTCCCCCAAGGCTGGCTCGACGACACGGACGGCCTAACCGCCAACCTCGCCGAAGCCGAACTAGGCGTCTCCGGCGGCTGACCCCACCACCGCCCAAACGACACCGCCTGCGGCGGCGACTGTCCATTGGCCGCCTCCGGCGGCGTGCTACCGCCACGCGCGCGAAGCACCTGCGTAGGGGACCTGTCATGCTGGCGGGGTGGAGGATGGACTGATCGCGGAGCTTCGATTGCCGTCGCCGGTTGTCGAGATTGAGGACGACCGGTTGGCGGCGGCGGGAGTGCGGGTTGTGCTGAAGCGGGACGACCTGATTCATCCGGAAGTGCCTGGGAACAAGTGGCGGAAGTTGAAGTACAACATCGCGACTGCTCGGGAGCTCGGGTTCGAGACTTTACTGACCTTCGGCGGCGCGTACTCGAACCACATCAGGGCCACAGCCGCGGTAGGGGCGTACTGCGGTTTCACGACGATCGGGGTGATCCGCGGTGAGGAACACCTGCCGTTGAATCCGTCGCTTCGGTACGCCGTGTCGCGTGGCATGCGGCTGACATATCTGGATCGCACGATGTACCGAGCGAAGACGTCGAATGCTGCGATCGATGCGCTGCATGAGGAGTTCGGCGAGTTCTACCTGATTCCGGAGGGCGGCAGTAACGCCGATGCGGTCCGGGGATGTGCGGAGTTGCCGGCGGAGTTGGATGCGTCCGTCGATGTCGTGTTCTGCGCGGTCGGGACCGGAGGAACGCTCGCTGGTGTAGCCGCTGGTCTGCGGCCGGATCAGTCGGCGGTGGGGGTGCCGGTACTGAAGGGTGGCGCGTTCCTGGAAGGCGAGATCGTTCAGCTGCAGGAGCAGGTGTACGGCGCGCGTGCAGGGTCGTGGCGACTGGAGTGCGATTACCACTTCGGGGGTTACGCGAAGCGGACGTCTGAGCTCGATGAGTTCATCGAGGGCTTCGAGATGCGGCACGGTGTGCGGTTGGACCGGGTGTACGAGGCGAAGATGATGTACGCGCTGTTCGACCAGGTCGCGCGTGGCGCATTCCCGCGTGGTGCGAGGATCGTGGCGGTGATCAGCGGGTCCGGCGAGGTGCCGGACGTCGCCTAGGCTTCCAGCCACTCCAGGTGCCAGTCGCCCGAGTTGACGACAAAGTTCTTGCCGAAGCCGAGCCAGCGGCCGTTCATGTTTCGGGCGTGGGGGCTGACGACCAGTTGGATGGTGCCGTGGTAGACGGCGCCGCGATAGTAGCCGGTGGGGGCTGTTCGTTCTTTCCAGGTTCCGGTGGCTATGGCTCCGGCGACAGACAGATCGAGTGTGAGTCGTGATTCGCCGTCGGCGTGATCGTTGGTGCCGTGGAGCCTGCTGCCGGTGTGGTGGAGGCGAATGCTGTGTTCGCCTTCCAGATTGGCGTCGCGGCCGGACGAGAAGTAGCTGTACCGCGAGAGCCACAGACCGCCGAGATTGCCGCTCGTGGCACGCGCTGTGTCGAGGTTCGAGTGGTCGGCCAGGTCGATCACGAGGTCGGCGACAACAGACAAGTGCTCGCTACCGCCCGATAGCTCGTATCTGTTCAACAGACAGGGCCCCTTCATCCGCCGCAGGGGGTTCGAAGGTGGAGAGGTGGTGGTTCAGGACGGTGTCGGTTACGTCGCGGCGTGAGTGAGTGATTCGGTTCTGGTCTCGGCGGGCGCGGACTGTTGTCTCGTCCGTCTCGACGTACACCAGGATGAATTCAGCCCCGACCCCGGCTGCCAGCTCACGCCAGGCGTCGCGGAGGAATCGTGGGGAGCTTGTGTCGTCCACGATCACCGGCGTGCCGGACGAAAGCAGCTCGAGGGCCTCGGTCTGCGCCTGCTGAAACGTCCGGCTCCATTCTTCCAGCGGGATGCCGGCTCCGCCCCACAGGCCGCGGCGGTCGTTGATTTCGTCCATGCTGACGACTTGCGCCGGCAATCGGCGGGCCAACTCCCGGGCAACCGTGCTCTTCCCGGAGAACGACGTTCCGCACAACACGATCAGTCTGGCCGCCACCGTTACATCCAAGCACCAGAAGGGTCAGCTCATGCCGACCCTCTGGACGGTGGGGTCGATGACGTAGACGGTGCGCGGGTCGTCGTGGGGGTACGGCTGGTCGGTGTACTTGGCGGCGATGGTGTCGATGATCTCCCAGGCGGCGTCGCCTTCGATCTGATCGACGACCTGGCCGCGGATCACGATCGGCTCGAACCACTTGGCGGCTGGGACGATCGAGAGCGCGACGCGTGGATCGCGTCGGATGTTGCGGCCCTTGCGGGTCTGCGGGCCGGTGAAGAAGACGACCTGTTCGCCGCGGGCCGCAACGTAGACGGGAGCGCTGTGCGGAGCGCCGTCCGGGCCGATGGTGGCGAGATGACCGAAGGACGCGGCATCGAGGGCTTCGCGTACGGCGGGTTCCAGCATGGTGCGGTCTCCTCAGCGGGGATTGGTGGTACGCCAGGTGATGTAGTCGGCGACGGCTCTGGTGATGTCGAAGGCAGGAGTGAACCCGGTGTCGGCCGTCAGACGGCTGATGTCCAAGTGCGGATTCTGCTGACCACCCGGTACGACGGCCAGCGCAGCGTCGGGACGCGCAGCCCGAACCGCCTCGGCGAACGCACGGTGGGTCACGGGCTGTCCGCTGGACACGTTGTAAATGGTGTGCGGCAGTGACGAAGCCGTTGTCAGCAACGCGATCGCACGCCCGGCGTCCGGGGCATAGCAGCAGTCGCCGCCGTCGTCGGCGTTCAGCGGACCGGGAGTTTCGCCACGCAGGACCGCGCTCACGTACGGCGGCATCGGGCTGAACGCGGACTCCGGATCCATCAGCGGTCCCCACGTACTCCCGATCCGGAGCAGCACGGGCTCGGTACCTGTGCCCTGCAGGCTGTGGGTGGTGATCGGCTCGACGGCTTTCTTGAACGCGATGATCAGGTGCGGCAGGTCCACGGCTGGGAGCGGAAGGCCTTCGTGCCAAGGAGTTTCCGGCTGACCGATGTAGTTGCCGATGCTGCTGGCGACAGCGAAACGCCGTACGCCCCAGGTCCGGGCCGCGTCCAGCGCGTTCAGCAGGCCGGTCAGGTCGGTCCGGAAGAACGAGACCGGATCCTCGCCGGGGATGGTGCCGGCCAGGTGCACGATGTCGCTCACCGGGTACCGCTTGCCCAAGGCAAAGAATTCCTCGCGATCGGTGACGTCCAGAGTCTCCACGGCCACGCGGCCCGCGAGGAACGACGGTACGTCGGTACGCCGGTACGCCGTGACGACGACCTCCTGGCCGAGATCCACCAGGGCACGTGCGGTATGGGCGCCGATCATGCCGAGACCGCCGGTGACGACGATCATCGGACCGCCTCATAACGCAGGTGCGTCAGTACTATCTCGTCGCCGAGCCCGGCCCCCGACGCGACGGTGACCGCGCCGTCTCCAGGCGTGGCGAGCGCTACTTCTGCCTTGCTCATGAGATGTCTCCTTCAGAGTGCTTGCGGGAAGTCGAAGAAGCGATCCGGGTCGTAGGCCTGTTTCACCGCGCGCAACCGGGAGAGATTCACACCGTGGTAAGCCGAAGGCCCGTCGGCCAGCGCTGGATCCGGGAAGTTCGGGTAGACCCGCCCGGAGCCGTCCCGGTGTGCGACGGCCCACGAGGCGTCGACCCAGTCCGGCGTACCGGCATGTTCGAGCAGAAACCGTACGCCGCGATGCGCGAACGCCGTCGCGTCGGAGGAGACCCGGTTGTACGCCCCACCCATCGCAGTGAACGACAACCGCCCCGACGCCCGCCCTTTCAACCGCTGGAGCAACTCGGCCAGCACGGGGTCCGACAGCGAGCGGTCGAAGAACTCCGATCGGATTCGGGCATCATCGGCCGGACCGTTGAAGCTCTGCTTGAGCTCCGGGAGCCGCATCCCGCCACGCACCTCGAACGGGATGTCGTCGCCGGCCAGCTCAGCCAGTTCCCGCACCAGCCCGCGAGTCGCACGTTCTCCGAGGAGAGAAGCACCCACGACAACCGCCTGGAGCGGTCGGGGGGAAGCGGGCGACTGCGGCCCACCGCCGCCAAGCGACGCTTGCGGGCGGCCGGGTGGATTGACGGCGGTGATGGTGAGGTTGATGGTCAGTTCGTCCGGGGTTTCGGGGGACCAGGCTTGCCAGGCGGCGACCAGTTGCTCGGCGTCGTCGACCGCCCAGCTGGCTGTGACGCGGGTCAGCTCGGGAGCCGGCACAGTCTCGAAGCGGAGAGCGGTGACGATGCCGAACTGACCGCCGCCGGCGCCGCGGAGAGCCCAGAACAGGTCCGGCTCGTGCGAGTCGTCGCAGTCGACCACGGTTCCGTCCGCGAGAACGACCTGCGCCCCCAGCAGACGATCGCACGTGAGGCCGTACATCCGGCCGAGGAGGCCGATTCCACCGCCCAGGGTCAGGCCGGCGATCCCCACTGTGGGACCGCAACCGGCCGGGATCGCGCGCCCGGCCGCCTCGAGCGCCGGGTACAGCGTGCCGAGAACGACGCCGGCGCCGAGCTCTACAACGCCGTTCGAGGCGACCGTGATCGCGTCGAGGGCCTTCAGTTCGAGGATGACGTCTGCGGTCGACACGCGATCGGCAAAGCAATGTCCGCCCCCGCGCGGTACCAGACGGGCGTTCGAACGGCGGGCATTCCTGACAGCTGCGACAACCTCCGCGACCGTCCGAGGTCGCCGGACCTGCTGCGGGAGGTGCATCGAACGCGGAATCATGCCGCGAGACTAGGAGCGAGCCACCACCGGGTTCTTGAACGAATCGTGCATCCCGGCCAGGAACGGCACGTACGACCCGGAGTGGTCGTGGTCGCAGCCGCACCGGTCGAGGTTCTCGCCGAGCAACTGGGTAGGCGTCAGCCCGGTCAGTCGCAGGCACTCCCGGCTGAGGTGCGCCTGATCGGCGTACCCGGCATCGATCGCCAGCCCTGCGGTACCGTCCACCCCGCGCCGTCCGGACGGTGTCGCACCGGCCTGCGCCAAAGCGAGAAAGCCCTGGAAGCGCAGGGTCCGCTGCAGCACCTTGGGCGTGGTCCCTACCGCGTGCAGGCAGCGGCGCCGCAGCTGGCTCGACGACAGCGCCAGCGTCGCGGCGAGCGAGTCGATCGACACCGGCCGCCAAGGCATCAGGGCTCGCACGGCCGCCCGTACCAGCGGGTCCGACCGCTCCGATCGGCGGAACTCGTTCAGTAGTTGAGCCTGGAGGTAGAGCAACGCCCGCTCCGGCGACGTCGCCCGCGCGAGTCCGTCGACGAGACGGTCCGCGGTGTGTCCCCACAGGTCCGTCAGCCCCAGATGCTGATCCACCAACTCGTCCAGCGCAGCCGGCAGCGGCGGCGCGGTGCCCGGACGGAAACGTACGCCGACCAGCGTCGTCCCGGCCGGGATGACCTCGTGCGCCGGCCTGGTCAACGGGCCGAGCAGCCGCGGCCGTCCGCCGATCGGGAAGTGGATCTCGACGCCGCCGCTGGGCAGATGCCGATGGACGTGATCGGTCCCGCCGATCCGCTGGATCCACACCGTCCGTACGACGCCGCGCAGCCCCGGAACGGGCAGGCGTTCGAGGTACGACTCGGGCGTGGCCACCCCTGAACTCCTATCGTCGCCGCTCCCGGGTGTCAATGCGATTCGGCGTGAATCGAAAGGCAGAGAAACTCGCCGGATCCCGGGCGGGGAACGGGGAGGGTTCTAAGCTCGGGGGATGGCGAGCAAGCCGGATGAGACGCGCGACGGGGTTGATCTGACCAATCTGGATCAGCCGTTGTTCGACGGGGCGGAGGCGACCAAGCGGGACCTGGTCGACTATCTGGATGCGGTGCACGGACGGATCCTGCCTGAGTTGCGGGAGCGGCCGTTGTCGGTGGTGCGGATTCGGCCGGGGCAGCCGAAGTTCATGCAGAAGAACGTTCCGAAGTACACGCCTGAATGGGTGAAGACCGTGCAGGTGTGGGCGGAGGCGTCCAAGCGCGAGGTGTCGTACGCCTTGTGCGACGACCGGCGGACGTTGCTGTGGTTCGCGAATCAGCGCGCGGTCGAGTACCACCCGACGCTGATGCGCGCCGGCCGGTGGGATCGCGTGACGCATCTGGTGCTCGATCTCGACCCGCCCGAGGGCGAGACCTTCGCGATGGCCGTGCAGGCGGTGTTGCTGGTACGGCAGGCGTTGACCGACTCCGGGTTGGCCGGCGCGGTGAAGACCAGTGGTGCGAAGGGTGTGCACGTCATCGTTCCGATTGCCGACACGGTGACGATCGAGGACGCGGCGGCGGCGACGCGGGCGATCGCGGCGCGGGCGGAGAAGCTGGATCCGTCGGTCGCGACGACGGCGTACATCAAGGAGGATCGGCACGGGAAGGTGTTCGTCGACTCGACACGGTCGGGTGGGGCGACGGTGGTAGCGGCGTACAGCCCGCGCGTCCGGCCCGGTACGACGGTGTCGTTCCCGGTGAGCTGGGACGACTTGGAGAGCGTGTCGCCGCGGGACTTCACCGTACGTACGGCGCCTGGTCTGCTCGGCGACCGCGATCCATGGGCCGACGCGCTGCCGGCGCCGCAGCAGATCCCCGAGGACGTACTGGAGGAAGGTCGCGCGATCCCGGTGGCCCGAGTCGCCGCCATGCACGAAGGCAAACGCCGCAAACGCGCCCGCGAGGCGCAAGCCGAAACCGACGCGGCCCCGCAGGACAAGCCAGCGACGTAGGGTCTGGTGTCAGCGCGGCGCTGCGCAAGGCGATCAACCAGCTCGGCTGACCCGTTCCAGCTCCGCGAACGCCTCGGCGAGCTTCGGCAACGTGTAGTGGGCAT from Kribbella jejuensis includes these protein-coding regions:
- a CDS encoding glycine--tRNA ligase, encoding MPVETVDAVVSLSKRRGFVYPCGEIYGGTKSAWDYGPLGVELKNNVRTQWWRTMVTGRDDIVGLDSSVILPTQVWEASGHLAEFVDPLTECQSCHKRFRDDHLREDFARRKNKDPETVQLAEIACPNCGNKGTFTEPRMFNGLLKTYLGPVESEEGLHYLRPETAQGIFINFANVMGTARKKPPFGIAQVGKSFRNEITPGNFIFRTREFEQMEMEFFVEPGTDEDWHEYWLKARWDWYTGLGLNPDNMRFYEHPKEKLSHYSKRTVDIEYRFNFGGKEFDELEGIANRTDFDLTTHSKHSGADLSYFDQEKGERWTPYVIEPAAGLTRNVLAFLLDAYTEDEAPNAKGGVDKRTVLRFDPRLAPVKAAVLPLSRNADLSPKARDLAGELRKNWNVDFDDAGAIGRRYRRQDEIGTPYCITVDFDTLEDHAVTIRERDSMKQERVALTEVTGYLAQHLVGC
- a CDS encoding antibiotic biosynthesis monooxygenase family protein, whose amino-acid sequence is MFVVIRFRVGESEQAGFGERLQAAVDVLAQQKGFVAARTGRNVDDPELLALTLEFENIGSYRRALSPYEVKLTAVPLLSEAIDEPTAYEDLLNQHGFDSGARDR
- a CDS encoding PPOX class F420-dependent oxidoreductase is translated as MLEPAVREALDAASFGHLATIGPDGAPHSAPVYVAARGEQVVFFTGPQTRKGRNIRRDPRVALSIVPAAKWFEPIVIRGQVVDQIEGDAAWEIIDTIAAKYTDQPYPHDDPRTVYVIDPTVQRVGMS
- a CDS encoding ATP-binding protein; this translates as MAARLIVLCGTSFSGKSTVARELARRLPAQVVSMDEINDRRGLWGGAGIPLEEWSRTFQQAQTEALELLSSGTPVIVDDTSSPRFLRDAWRELAAGVGAEFILVYVETDETTVRARRDQNRITHSRRDVTDTVLNHHLSTFEPPAADEGALSVEQIRAIGR
- a CDS encoding 1-aminocyclopropane-1-carboxylate deaminase/D-cysteine desulfhydrase, which gives rise to MEDGLIAELRLPSPVVEIEDDRLAAAGVRVVLKRDDLIHPEVPGNKWRKLKYNIATARELGFETLLTFGGAYSNHIRATAAVGAYCGFTTIGVIRGEEHLPLNPSLRYAVSRGMRLTYLDRTMYRAKTSNAAIDALHEEFGEFYLIPEGGSNADAVRGCAELPAELDASVDVVFCAVGTGGTLAGVAAGLRPDQSAVGVPVLKGGAFLEGEIVQLQEQVYGARAGSWRLECDYHFGGYAKRTSELDEFIEGFEMRHGVRLDRVYEAKMMYALFDQVARGAFPRGARIVAVISGSGEVPDVA
- a CDS encoding NAD-dependent epimerase/dehydratase family protein, with the protein product MIVVTGGLGMIGAHTARALVDLGQEVVVTAYRRTDVPSFLAGRVAVETLDVTDREEFFALGKRYPVSDIVHLAGTIPGEDPVSFFRTDLTGLLNALDAARTWGVRRFAVASSIGNYIGQPETPWHEGLPLPAVDLPHLIIAFKKAVEPITTHSLQGTGTEPVLLRIGSTWGPLMDPESAFSPMPPYVSAVLRGETPGPLNADDGGDCCYAPDAGRAIALLTTASSLPHTIYNVSSGQPVTHRAFAEAVRAARPDAALAVVPGGQQNPHLDISRLTADTGFTPAFDITRAVADYITWRTTNPR
- the dusB gene encoding tRNA dihydrouridine synthase DusB, which codes for MLKLGNLTIETPVVLAPMAGITNAAYRRLCAEQGAGLYVCEMITSRGIVEGDQKSLDMLTFDPRETVRSVQLYGVDPTYIGRAVQILCDSYGVAHVDLNFGCPVPKVTRKGGGAALPWKRNLLGAILQSAVRAATPYGVPVTMKTRIGIDASHQTYLDAGRIAEESGAAAIGLHGRTAAQAYSGQADWSTIAELVSHVSIPVLGNGDIWEAGDALRMVAETGCAGVIVGRGCLGRPWLFRDLAAAFAGEEVLELPTLGEVAAVMRRHGELLAELMGEQRGLRDFRKHVSWYLKGFPAGGELRAALGMVDTLAHLDELLSQLDPTVPFPVAELGAPRGRQGSPRDHIILPQGWLDDTDGLTANLAEAELGVSGG
- a CDS encoding FAD-binding protein; the protein is MIPRSMHLPQQVRRPRTVAEVVAAVRNARRSNARLVPRGGGHCFADRVSTADVILELKALDAITVASNGVVELGAGVVLGTLYPALEAAGRAIPAGCGPTVGIAGLTLGGGIGLLGRMYGLTCDRLLGAQVVLADGTVVDCDDSHEPDLFWALRGAGGGQFGIVTALRFETVPAPELTRVTASWAVDDAEQLVAAWQAWSPETPDELTINLTITAVNPPGRPQASLGGGGPQSPASPRPLQAVVVGASLLGERATRGLVRELAELAGDDIPFEVRGGMRLPELKQSFNGPADDARIRSEFFDRSLSDPVLAELLQRLKGRASGRLSFTAMGGAYNRVSSDATAFAHRGVRFLLEHAGTPDWVDASWAVAHRDGSGRVYPNFPDPALADGPSAYHGVNLSRLRAVKQAYDPDRFFDFPQAL
- a CDS encoding helix-turn-helix domain-containing protein; this translates as MATPESYLERLPVPGLRGVVRTVWIQRIGGTDHVHRHLPSGGVEIHFPIGGRPRLLGPLTRPAHEVIPAGTTLVGVRFRPGTAPPLPAALDELVDQHLGLTDLWGHTADRLVDGLARATSPERALLYLQAQLLNEFRRSERSDPLVRAAVRALMPWRPVSIDSLAATLALSSSQLRRRCLHAVGTTPKVLQRTLRFQGFLALAQAGATPSGRRGVDGTAGLAIDAGYADQAHLSRECLRLTGLTPTQLLGENLDRCGCDHDHSGSYVPFLAGMHDSFKNPVVARS
- the ligD gene encoding non-homologous end-joining DNA ligase — translated: MASKPDETRDGVDLTNLDQPLFDGAEATKRDLVDYLDAVHGRILPELRERPLSVVRIRPGQPKFMQKNVPKYTPEWVKTVQVWAEASKREVSYALCDDRRTLLWFANQRAVEYHPTLMRAGRWDRVTHLVLDLDPPEGETFAMAVQAVLLVRQALTDSGLAGAVKTSGAKGVHVIVPIADTVTIEDAAAATRAIAARAEKLDPSVATTAYIKEDRHGKVFVDSTRSGGATVVAAYSPRVRPGTTVSFPVSWDDLESVSPRDFTVRTAPGLLGDRDPWADALPAPQQIPEDVLEEGRAIPVARVAAMHEGKRRKRAREAQAETDAAPQDKPAT